The Chelonia mydas isolate rCheMyd1 chromosome 1, rCheMyd1.pri.v2, whole genome shotgun sequence nucleotide sequence CACCATTCTCAGAGCCTGTCTGGGAAATCCCTTTTAGTTATGCTATATCCATAATAGAGACTGGGTGACAAAAACTGAACACATATCCAGACATCCCATATCTTAGTGATCGGAACATTGCTTTTGTTTTGTCCACTGCTGTGAATGAGCAGTTGTTTCTCTTGAGCTGCTATCTATGGCACTCAGGTCTTATCCCCGAGGCATGTTCTAATTGGGATATTTCTCCCAGCACATGTCTTGGCAAAGGTTTGGTGTTTTTTTCACTCTCAGATTTTGAGCAACTGGATGAATGGAGAACTCCCTATAGTATGGACTCCCTAGCCTGTCTCTCATTGCATTAAGGAACAATGATGGATAACCAGTATTCACACTTGTCTCCTGCTGGTGCCTCTTAAGGTTCCCCCAACACAAAGTGTAGGAATTATTAATGCAGGGAGCACCACAAAATATGGAATTGGATTTAGTAGGGTCATTGTTCATAGTTATTGTCTCTGAATAATGATAATGTAATTTTTGAGTGCGTGAAGAGTGATCAGTCTCCTTCTCCCATGAGAACAGTCTCCACTTGTGCATGTAGTGTCTCACATTGATGTTGTCTCTCCATTCAGGCATTTCTACTGCGACCCTCTACTGCGACCCTAGGAACACACAGAAAGTCAGGGGAACATACAGTACATGCAGGAGACACCCTTATGCCacagagttggacaccttctcccctactccatgtcagattccaacacaactgacttcaccaacccctccaccttcatcctgctgggcattcctggcctggaggcagcccatgtctggatctccatccccttctgtgccATGTACGCCACAGCTGtgttggggaacttcaccatcctgttcatcgTGAAGAGGGAGCcgagcctccatgggcccatgttctatttcctctgcatgctggccgtCACTGACCTGGTCATGTCCACATCCaccctgcccaaaatgctgagcatcttctggttcaattccagggagatagatttcagtgcctgcctcacccagatgtacttcattcactgcttctcagAGATGGAATCTGGAATCCTtgtggccatggcttttgatcgctacgtggccatctgccatcctCTGAGATATTCCACGACCCTGACAAACTCTGTTGTGGCCAAGATAGGCATGGCCGTGGTGCTGCGCAATGGCATACTCGCATTACCCTATCCCTTCCTGGCAAGgcggtggccatattgcagaaccaataTCATCCCCCACTCCTATTGTGTGCATATAGCCatggtgaagctggcctgtgctGACATCCGCATCAGTAGTTACTATGGCCTGTTTGATCTTTTCTCTGTGATCGGAATGGATGTATTTTTTATTGCCGTGTCCTATACTCAGATCCTCCGGGCCATCTTCCGCCTCCCCACAAAAGATGCCCGGCTCAAAACTTTTGGGACCTGCATCTCTCATCTTTGTGCCATCTTAGCTTTGTACATCCCAGatttcttctcctctctcacGCACCGGTTTGTCCACAATGTTCCACTGC carries:
- the LOC102946835 gene encoding olfactory receptor 52E4-like, which gives rise to MQETPLCHRVGHLLPYSMSDSNTTDFTNPSTFILLGIPGLEAAHVWISIPFCAMYATAVLGNFTILFIVKREPSLHGPMFYFLCMLAVTDLVMSTSTLPKMLSIFWFNSREIDFSACLTQMYFIHCFSEMESGILVAMAFDRYVAICHPLRYSTTLTNSVVAKIGMAVVLRNGILALPYPFLARRWPYCRTNIIPHSYCVHIAMVKLACADIRISSYYGLFDLFSVIGMDVFFIAVSYTQILRAIFRLPTKDARLKTFGTCISHLCAILALYIPDFFSSLTHRFVHNVPLHSLILITSVYLLVPPVLHPIIYGLRTKQIRGRLLQLFTHRET